The Pungitius pungitius chromosome 14, fPunPun2.1, whole genome shotgun sequence genome contains the following window.
TACCAGAAGAAAtgagagaaaacattcattCCTTATTGTTCGATGATATGTTGTGGTACGATCAttgattgtttgttttgctgtagaaagtgttttttggttttggtttcaaTGGACATTGTTTCTTGCCCAGTTTAAGTGGAAAGGGAGTAAAGAGAGGGAATGTCATGTGTCTTTGGAGCACAGAAGGTTTCTGTATTTTCCCCCCAAGGTGCTGCTCATGTCTCAAAAGGTACCATTCAGCTGTTAAAGAAATCGATGCTCCGCTGGTCACTGTCACTCTGTGGTCACTGTCCACAAAGGCGTTTTACACAACACTGTGTGAGTGGATGCAAGCTGTGCGTTTCTGAGGATCTGATTTGTCTTTTTAGCTAGCCCCACACTAAATGCATCTGACAGCAACGTAGGTGTGACCTGCTTTTCTAGTGTGCACACGAAGGGTGTGAAACAAGTAACTGCCTTGTGTTACCACATGTACTCTCAAACTAAAAGTGTAATGGGAGAAGGCCTTTATATTGAAGATCCGCTTCCAAGGGATTTCTTGACAGCCAGGATGTAAGTAAATATGCAAACACACCCTGCCCATCACTCCAAAGACCAAAACAACTGCTCCTTGGATGTTTAGGAATGCTGCTGTAACATCACCTGTGCAGGGCTCTGAAGCTCACTAAGCGCTCCACGTGGGACCGCGTCTGGACGTCCCTCTTCCTCACGGAGTGCAGCTGGAGGCCTGACAATGGCAGCACCTCGAAATCTGACAGGATGGAGCTCAGAGCAtctggaaaaaaatacattgagagGGATCAAGGGTCCGACACAAAGACGCAGAATATACTGTCAACTGTTATGTTGTTCTTCATATGAATCCGCTTTAAAGCACTCAAATACAGTCTAGAGCTTACTATTCACTTTTTAGCctgatattgttttatttagcaGCTGATCAGGCCTCAGTGATTTAACTGGACAAATGGCAGCGTTGATAATCGCACTTAATAACCAACACATATGGCtctaaataacaataatattagTAAACGTAAATCGCTGATAGAACAGTTAGCATTAAGTTCACTAACTTAACGTTAGCAATAACATTTAGCGtcaagctaacgctagctgggGTTAGCTTGCTAAATCACTCACCGAATTCCGGGTTTTCTTCGTGCTTGTCTTCCGCAACAACTCTGGATTTAATAGCACAATTGACCCAACAAGGAGCCAGAAAGGCGACTATCAGCACGACCCTCATTTTCAGTCAGCTATTCCAGTGCTGTCATTGTCAGAATTCATTCGGTTAGTCTGGACGGCTAACAGCCAGCGGAGATAACCGGAAGTGCATGATATCCGCTTACTTGAGAGTTTGGAGGGTGTGTGAGACAAGGAAGCTACTAAGAGACTTGTAATCACGGTGGATGGATTTGACGCTACAGCATCGTGGTACCCAACCATGAGACTCAagggtccgtgtaccttttgatagtCCCCGAGAGCTAAAAACGAGACAGACTAACAACGTTTTACTCCGTTAAtcctttttgtggttttttcctataaaacgaaaatacgaagcgtagccgctaaaccggaagtacgcaGATTTTCAGAGTAAGAATCAACGCAATGGAACGTTTGTATGCTAAAAATCCGTGTGCAGTGCCagcggttaccatggtaacatgaggagaaaagtgaaTTAATGGATCAAAATTAATAATCCTGGTCCTGGATGTGTTACACGCAAAAGCTGGCTACATGCTTCATTCATCCATGTACACAGCGATACTCACTGTTCGCTGTTTGATGGAATGTAGTTGATTATACAGGTAATAATAGAGCTAATAATATAGTTACTCATATAGTTCAAAGTGCTTCAGTGAACGCACAGCCGAGTCCGTTTAAGGAGATGgagagtaaacgtgttcacatctccaTCACTAGGTGGcagaatatttgtatttaaaccGTTACAATATGTTATGTTTAAGATATTgatcttttattatttaatgctgtttatttcatgttgtttttagggttcatttgcaaccattgttgtacacatcatattttatttatttcttttaaaaaccaaACATACCTCTAATTAAGAgacttttggtttctttatatTAAACATTATGAATAATTAACCTACATAATCCTTTGTCACACTTCAATCCTGAATTGAATGTTTAAGAGTAAGAGGTCAAACGATGAGAAGATCTAATGTTGGACTGTGTTCCATAGATTACTTCAGTTGTATTGCCGTCAGATTTGTtaccatttaaataaaaagcctTAAAAAATCAAACGTGACTTCAATCCATTGTGACGGACCCCCCAAGTCACAGGAGTGTCCATGACATCACGCCTGTCAGTGAGACCTGTGTGTGAAAATCAGATGAACATCATTGAATTTACTTACAATATAGACCAAATGTAAACCTAAAATCTACTGCCAGTCTAAAGATTTTAGAAGTAGAATAAAAAAGGCCCACCAGTCAGGGAATTTACAAGCATCCAAAGTGTCTTTTTactcaaataaaatgaacaaagaaGAGTTGGTCTTGgtttataaaatgttttattcatgtaacATAGCTGATACACAGGAATTCAAAACAGTTCCACTAGGCTTTTGGGGACAACAATTGAATGAATAGCAAAACAATAGTGGTCCAAATCTCTAATGACAAATCACTGGACAGACTAACAAATCACCAGTTTGTAGGATGTCTACTGGTCTGGTGTAATGTAAATTCTTAACAACCAATCCTCGTCCCACTTTATTTGGAAAGACTCTATTGGCCTTTTGGTAATGAACGTAAGATTCATAACTTGTGAGAtacaatgtaaagaaaatggtaatttaatttaattagctGTTAGGATTTGTTTACAAAAGAAATCTGCGAGACAAATGACTAAGCCAACCAAGATTGATAACCCTGTTATTAAATCAGatcaattttatttaaaaaaaaatattcttgaGCATTCTATTCAAATGTGTATAGCTGTGTGAACTATGCCAGAATTAATCAATTCTACTTCACAGCGTGTGACAAAACACGATAAATACTGTCTGAACGTATACAGTCATAGActgagaaacatttttttagtattttttagGGCTTTTACtgcaatccttttttttaatgcactgtGTGGCTTTGGCCCAAATGGTGGTTTTAAACCATGCATTCTGCACAATATTTCATTATTGTAATTGAGGCTTACAGATGGGGTCAAAACAGGGTGTTTAACAGCATTGATGTGAACATGGTTGTTCCTCTGTACCGCGTCAACCTCTACTTCACTGTCACTCCCACCAGGGGGCGCTCCAGCAGACGAGCAAACCGGAAGTCAGCTTTAGTGTTTCGCCTCCGTCCAACATGGCGGAGGTCAGACTGCGTTACGGCCGAGAAGCGTGCAAATTCGCGCAAAAATCATGCAGCCAATACCTCGTTGGATGTCGGACAAGGCAAGGTAAAAGCGCAACACAGACTTGGCCTCCGTTGGTGAAGTTTTCTTCCGGTGACATCGAAGCCGGAGAGCGGCGGGGAGCCGGCGACTCGGCGGGCGTAAGAACCGTTGGAGTTTCACGGGACGGTTACATAAGGGAGGCGCCGCCGTTGGCCGGTGTTAAGTACGTCTGGGGAATCGTCGCGGAAGATTACCGTCACCTCGGACTCGACAGAGAGTCGTGTGCTCTCTTAAAGACCGACGCTCAACGTACAGCGAAATTTCATCCTCGGTACCGGGTTAAAGCCAAGTTCCGGAGGACTCTTTGGTCCGCCCGGCGACCGCAGAGCCTCGGTTCGTGTTGTGGACAGCGACCCCTTGTGTCCACCAGGGCTTACAGCACCGCGCGATCCGAACCCCTCTACAAAACCAAAACGGGCTACTATGAAATCCTCGTGGTGCCACCCGCTGCCACTCAAACCCAGATAAAAACCGCCTACTACAAGCAGTCCTTCATCTATCACCCGGACCGCAACGCCGCCAGCGAGGACGCCACCGTCCGCTTCTCTGAGATCAGCGAGGCCTACGCCGTGCTGGGCAACAAGGCGCTGAGGAGGAAGTACGACCTGGGTCTGCTGAGTCCGTCCGACCTCGTCGCCACGGCGAGGCCCGCCGCCGCGGAGTCGGGCGGCTCCGCCGGGGACCCCGCGGCGGGCCGTCGGTCGGTGGTGGGCGCTGACCTCCGAGGGGGGGGCGTCTTCGACTTCGACAAGTTTTTCAAATCCCACTACAGCGAGCAGCTCCAGAAACAACAAGAGATCCGAGTCCGCAAGGAGGAGATGCTGAAGAAGGAGCGGGAGAAGATCGGCGACGAGTCGTCGGGCAGGATGATGGAGATGGGGATCGTGGTGCTGATGGCGATGGCTTTCGGTTTAGTGAGCAGTCTGAAGGGAGGATGAAGGTCATTCAGACCGAGGACGTTGTCCTTGTTAGTAGTTCTGGACGAATCTGAATCATCATTaaggctacagcagcagcagcagcagcaacaacaacaaaacactcaACACTGTTCACATCAATGCTGTTAAACACCCTGTTTTGATCCCCGCTATAACTTCAAttacaatattaaaatattgtgcAGAATGCATAGTTAAAAACCATCCTTTGGGCCAAAGCGACAcagtgcaatttaaaaaaaaacattgcactaAAATGCCAGAAATCAACAACTAGCTATTGACAAAATATGTTTCTCAGTCTATGGCTGTATCACAGTACTGTATATGTTCAGACAGTATCATGTTTTGTCACACGCTGTCAAGTAGGATTAACGAATCCTGGCATTGTTCACACAGCTGTACACATTTGAATATAATACTCAAGAATAATATTGAAATCAGTATTTATCTGATTTAATAATAGAATGATCCATCTTGGCTTTTATAAAGTCATCTGTCTTGCAGATGTCTTTATTTTCAGTGTTTTGATTGTGGTTTCATGTTTTGCTATTTATGAACCATTTGTAGCAATGTAAGGAAGTACGGGATGTATATATCAGTCATATGTTGAGAGCtctatattcattttaaaggtgCCTTGGGTtatatttattgtaaaaatccacatagttcaaatgttttaataaatggCAGGATCTGTCTAGTGGAGCAGAGTGAAATGTTGCTCtagtcttcttctttttttagcacCTTTGTTATTCAACATTACATCAACATGGATTAATTGTAAACATATAAAGAACATTTCTGACACAACTGGTGAAATAACTAAACTCAACCAATGGTAAAACTGCTCAAGAATCAATGGTTTgtacaattattttttaaatctataatAAAACacttaatgcatttaaaaattcACAGTTATCGTTAAAAGTAAACAAGTCACATCAGTGCACGTTGGTAACCAATTCTGATCAAACAAAACCTACATTACATGAATAGtgtaagttattaaatatattaaaagtgCTTGCATAactgaaaatgaacacaaatttATAAACAAATCCCAGCTAAACAGCTTATTAAAATACCATTTATCGCAAATGATGAACCTTCCGCTCATTACTAAAAAGCCAATTGAGTCTTTTGAAATAAAGTGGGAGGAGGATTGGTTGTTAAGAATTTCCATTACACCAAACCAGACGTGGCAAGACATGAAACGATATGTCACAATGATCCTTACAttaaatcctctttttttttttgcacacgcgTGTTTCTATCCGAGGACTCTGCTTCGGGATCTCGGTCCCTCGTTGGTTTAAAAGGTGAGGCACCGCTTGTTGTGACCAGCCCTCAGATGACCGGGTTGAGGGCGTCGTAGAGCCGCTGCACGGCCAGCTCGACCATCTCTCTCAGGGAGTCGTCCTCCTCGCATTCCTCCTCGCAGCACACCGACtgatggggaggagaggaagtcggTGAGAGGGAAAGGAAAACACGCGTTGTTCACCTTCTTGGTGCGACCGGCAGAAAGCTTCTCACCCTCGTTTCCAAGCAGACGTGAACCGTCTTCCCATCTACAGTCACAGAGACGTTTTTATCGTCGCTGAAGTCCACACATTCCCCTCCGAACATGTCCCTAAACACGGTGAGAAGCAACAAGTAAAGCACAGTATCCCTTTTAAACAGTGTTTGCGTGTTTACAATATTATAAAGTTCATGTTGATTGTGTCACTCACTGCAACATGACTCCTAGTCGGCTTTGGAAGATGTCCATATCCATGTTGGCGCTCTGGGTCTCCATGGCTATTTATTACGaatcacattaaaataaaaaaccacCTCATTAAGGATACACAATATGTAATACGTTAGGTAAATGGTACATTTGCTTCCTACGGTGCATGAAGCAGTCAAAACGAAGGACATCCGATAAGCAGCACGCAGCGTATTGTCACACGGACCTTTCTGGGCCTTCGGGTTGGACTGGACCTCCAGCACTACGGTGGTGACGGCGTCGGCATACATGTCATTGAGGGGGTTCGCCAGCCACTGGGAGACGGGAGGAGAAGACAACGGGCGGTTGGGTGAGCGAGCCGGTCGCCAGCGCGCAAAGCGTCGGCTTCCCGCGTCTCACGCAGCCGGAGCGctcacctccagcagcaccgTGCCGACGTCGTGGACCAGagtgatgtttttaaaaaccctCAAAGTGTTCTTGTCGGTTCCATCCAGTTCCTCTACGTCACCTGAGGCGAGAGGCAAAAGGCAGAAACAacagggcttttttttccttaaacgtGGCGGCCTTACCGGTGAGGTTCCTCAGATGGCAGACGAGCAGCGAGTACGGCCCAGTGAACGGAATGGCCTGCGTCTGCTTCACTGTGCTCATGGCCAGCTCCGTGTAGGCTGCGAAACAGAAGCGTCGGGTGAATTAAAGAGATGCCGCGCTACGCAGTCAAATACTAAAAGAATGCGCAGCAGTTCATGTCGTAGAGCAGGAAGGCAGGTGAGAAGGTTTGAAAATCTTTAATAAAACCTACTAGAAAGGTCGCAGGGATTGAGGATGTGGTAGTTGAAGTTCTTCTTCACCAGTATGCCGGACACCCTCTGGCCCTGGAGGCACTTCTTATCAGCCAGAGAGCCCAtcacctgcaggaggagtaacTTCGTTCTAGTTTCAGCGTTTCTAACACCGGCCCAGGATCCTGTACCACGTGCAACAATCATGACCCTTTTACCCATGgacaacaaaacatttacagagaagaaaaaggtcAGAATTAGGCAGTTCTTTTCACCTTGGCCAATTTCTCCCCCCTGAAGTTAAGGGTGACGGCTTCCGTGTTGCGAGGGTTGTGGACTTCGATGTGGACCTGGTCATTGTCCTCGTACTCCCTGATCAGCGCAGCCTTCAGACGGGCCATTTCGTTCTGCTCCCCGTGGACCAGTATCTATAACACGCAGTGAGAAAAGCCCGGATTTTCATTCACGATTGATATTACTTAAAAAGGTACAAACATTGAAAAGACAAATCACTAGAAAAAGAGTCCTTCTCACCACGTGAGGTGGTTTGAGCGCCCGGATGAACTCGCTGGTCTGCTGGTAGTCCGTGTGGGCCGAGAAAGAGATGTAATCCACGGACATCTTCAGCTGCAGCTTCTGCCCCGACATGGTGGTGATCTCTTCCGGCTCTGACATGATGTGCTGCACAGGACACACAAGACACCACAGTAGGACGCCGTGCTAAAGCATTCACTAATTTCCACACACGCATCTAATGTGAGAATCTGAGTTTAGTTTGGTGCAAAACCTTCTGAAATGATggcactcttttttttccaagaaaCTAACTATCTGTCTATTGTTAAAGAAACACTGCGGTGACCCCGTCTGACCTTGGCCAGTGTTCCCTCTACGCAGTATCCAGCGATGATGACTCCGTTCCTCTTGTCGGTGCACCAGCTCTCAAAGAGCTCTCTGGAGAGCCCGCTCTGCATCATGCCAGGAGAGGCCATCACCACACTGGGGCCGATGTCATCAAAGTGATCCATGCTCTGGAGAACCCCCCAAACAATACACAGACACCAGTTATGaagatgtatatttatattcagcAGCCTAAGTATGTAACAGTCTACCTTGAGGTTGCTGATGTGCTTGAAGACAAAAGGGTTGTTGATATTGATGGCTTTGCGTATCTTGTCGTTCATTGCGTTGACGTAGGTCTGGTACACAGCCATGCACTTCTTGGCCAGGGACGAGGCGTAGTAGATGGGAATGTCATGGAGCTCTGGGTGGTTCTGCCAGTACTCGTCTAAAGGAGAAACCGAGACACAATCATACACTCAACAAGTTAAGCAGAGAAAAGGGTCATCAAATTAGTTGATACAATAGTGGCCAACAATGTTACTGAAACTGCTTGTTCCCGAGGGTGTCACACACCCAGAATGAGCAGCAGTTCCTGGGCTCGCCCCAAAGCGAACACGGGGATTAAACAGCGGCCTTCTCTGTTGACAATGTCATGAACTGTGTTACAGAAGCGGGCTTCtcgctcctccctcttctcatGGATGTGGGTGCCGTAGGTAGACTCCTGCGAACGGATAAAGGGATTCACCAAAAGATTCCCTTTAAGATCAGTGTACAAGGTGAACCGATGTGTGGCGCACTATGATTAAGATGTCCGGTTTGACACTGGGGATCTCAGCTGCCATCAGATGCCTGTCTTCCTGCCGCGAGAAGTCTCCTGTGTACAGCAGCTTCGgagaagaaaaagcaaaaaaataggCCGGCAATGGTCTTGTTAAGTGAACTGAAGTTTTTATGCAGTGTAGATCTCCAGGGAAACATTAACCAGGAGTCGCTACCTTGACTCCCGCAATTTCGATCATGAACATAGCAGCTCCCAGCACGTGACCAGCGTGGTAGCACCAGAACTTGATTCCAGCCACCTCTTTGACCTCGTGGAAGTTGATGGTCTCGATCTTATCCATGCTCTCCTCCAGATCAGTCTCGGTGTACAGCATGTCGTCTGCAGAGATGTTGCTGCGGTAAATCAAAGACAAAATGATTGCCGGTTCAGTTTTGTTATTTTGGAAGTCTTCCATGAGAACGAGAACTGCTTCTCCTACCTGACTTTGACATAGTCTGACAGGAGCCAGCGGTAGATGGCCTTAGTGGCGTGGGTCATGAAAGTCCTGCCTTTAAAGCTGGTCTTTTGTAGGAACCAGGGAAGAGCTCCACAGTGATCCAAGTGGAAACTGGTGAGAGGATATAGGTGACATCATAATTAAATGACATATCCTTACTTATGTTTCAGAATACAATTAAAGTGGAATTTAGGCAGAAATTTAATAAGGAGATAGCCAATACAGGGGATCCTTGGACTCACTGGCTGATGAGCAGCAAGTCGATCTCAGCTGGGTCTATCAAGTCGATGTATGGCAGAGCATCCATCCCCTCCAACCCAGGGTGGATACCACAGTCCAGCTGCACGAAAGACATACAGCTAATTATGTCCCCCAGGATAATGCATTCAATATCAATACTGCTTTTAAGGGAGTCCCAATCACACCTATTACACTATAAAACAAAGAATACATCATTAAAACGTATACATAAAGCCtacacaaaataagaaaatagaaTAACATGTATTCATATGTATTGCTGTTGTTTAATTCATAAGGGTTGACGTATTAAAGTATACTGTTATCTTTCTTAAATGTACGCATACTTAAAGTCACATACTTAATACTAAGTATGACAAAAATATTGACCATAATTTTCCTTCCTTTGAACTCCAGGATGATGCATGACCTCCCAACCTCCTGACCAGCGCCCCTGTAGTCGATGTTACATGGGTAGATAGCGTTAAAGCAAATGTTACAtcaattcattaattcattgtAATAATTTTTGCATATGCAGGCAGCcatcaaaaatatttattcctaaaaaaattaaaaatgaactcACAGTGGACGAATGAGTAGCTGGTCACTCTCCTCTGCTGGGACGATCACCTCAACTTTGCGCTTGGTCGCCATTTGTGTTATATTCTGCACGTCAATTTTAAAATAGAACAAATAAATGCGGTCATCCTGCACTGCCGCTGCACTGTACAGCGCATgaatgagagagaaaggggcggGCTCGCGTGACGTCACATTTCCGGTGGTGTACCAAAATACAGCCGACTAGAAATTCAAAAGCGTCGACACACAAAGTTCCGGACGGTTGGGCGGTTTGTGCGGTAGAGAGTTGACGTTAATGACATAAGTAGAAGTTACAAAGGACACGGTAatccaaaatatatattgaatagCGTCGGTGTAGTCTAAACAAACGGAATGATATATATCATTTTAAGGGCTCTCGGTGCAATATGCCGCTTTAGGGAGGCTTTTTTGGGTTGACTAGTCGGTCGCGTCCCCTTTAAGCGGTGTTGGGTGTAGGCTGTGAAACTCTTGAGGACGGCTTTGAGTCATGGTGAAGGTAAAACTTGAGTTAAATCTTCctcaaagaaaatgaacatcGAAAGGGTTACTGTTTAATAAAAACGGGTGTGTCTTGTAAAAGCAACCCATCGTTAAATATATCAACAttttgcgtttgtgtttgcTAACCCACTCGTGAAAGTCTCCGCGATTCAacttctctgtaaaaaaaatgtggggATATTTTTACGTCTTGTTTAAGCATGTGACGTGTTATACAGTAAGCTAACGAGTAAAGTGTTACTAAGAGCGTTTACGTTATCTCGGAAAATGATGCGTTCAAGTCTAACGTAACCTGTTGAGTCTGGTGTGTCATTTGAgtcgtttggggggggggctgagttaCATATTTAATGCCCCGGTACGAATAACGTTACACCTTGCGACTCCCATCACAGAGACCTGCAGAGGTATTTTTACTCTGACACGGTGGACGCAAAATAAACTGTTACAACAGCAGGTGTAACAGATCAGTTGGTTGCCAATATATCTTTGTGCTCATTTGTGACTTCATCGAAAAAATACTTCACAACAATGTTATGTTTTtggttataattttttttttcattatttaaaagctAAATAGATGTTTTCAAATGCAgccttcagttttttttaaatgatgacgTAACATATTTAACTTATAACATATTTAGGCAAACCATCTAAAAAAATACGGGATTTTTATGTAGCTCTCATTTATCCATTGTTAAGAATTGAGACTATGCTACGTTCTACATTGTTATTCATCATCT
Protein-coding sequences here:
- the LOC119227479 gene encoding uncharacterized protein LOC119227479, whose product is MAEVRLRYGREACKFAQKSCSQYLVGCRTRQGKSATQTWPPLVKFSSGDIEAGERRGAGDSAGVRTVGVSRDGYIREAPPLAGVKYVWGIVAEDYRHLGLDRESCALLKTDAQRTAKFHPRYRVKAKFRRTLWSARRPQSLGSCCGQRPLVSTRAYSTARSEPLYKTKTGYYEILVVPPAATQTQIKTAYYKQSFIYHPDRNAASEDATVRFSEISEAYAVLGNKALRRKYDLGLLSPSDLVATARPAAAESGGSAGDPAAGRRSVVGADLRGGGVFDFDKFFKSHYSEQLQKQQEIRVRKEEMLKKEREKIGDESSGRMMEMGIVVLMAMAFGLVSSLKGG
- the LOC119227478 gene encoding cleavage and polyadenylation specificity factor subunit 3 produces the protein MATKRKVEVIVPAEESDQLLIRPLGAGQEVGRSCIILEFKGRKIMLDCGIHPGLEGMDALPYIDLIDPAEIDLLLISHFHLDHCGALPWFLQKTSFKGRTFMTHATKAIYRWLLSDYVKVSNISADDMLYTETDLEESMDKIETINFHEVKEVAGIKFWCYHAGHVLGAAMFMIEIAGVKLLYTGDFSRQEDRHLMAAEIPSVKPDILIIESTYGTHIHEKREEREARFCNTVHDIVNREGRCLIPVFALGRAQELLLILDEYWQNHPELHDIPIYYASSLAKKCMAVYQTYVNAMNDKIRKAININNPFVFKHISNLKSMDHFDDIGPSVVMASPGMMQSGLSRELFESWCTDKRNGVIIAGYCVEGTLAKHIMSEPEEITTMSGQKLQLKMSVDYISFSAHTDYQQTSEFIRALKPPHVILVHGEQNEMARLKAALIREYEDNDQVHIEVHNPRNTEAVTLNFRGEKLAKVMGSLADKKCLQGQRVSGILVKKNFNYHILNPCDLSTYTELAMSTVKQTQAIPFTGPYSLLVCHLRNLTGDVEELDGTDKNTLRVFKNITLVHDVGTVLLEWLANPLNDMYADAVTTVVLEVQSNPKAQKAMETQSANMDMDIFQSRLGVMLQDMFGGECVDFSDDKNVSVTVDGKTVHVCLETRSVCCEEECEEDDSLREMVELAVQRLYDALNPVI